Part of the Sinorhizobium terangae genome is shown below.
CACTTGAGCATTGATCTGTGGCTATATAGATCAATGCCATCGCTGTTCCTACACCGGAGACCGCCGAAATGTCGCGCCCTGCCGAAACCGCCACGCCCATGGATGCGCTCCTTGCGATACTCGACCTCGAAAAACTGGAGGAGAACCTCTTTCGCGGCTTGAGCCCTCAGGTCGGCTGGCAACGGGTCTTCGGCGGACAGGTGATCGGCCAGGCTCTGGTGGCGGCGCAACGCACCGTCGACGAGGGCCGCTATGTGCACTCGCTGCACGCCTATTTCATGCGGCCGGGCGATCCGTCGGTCCCTATCATCTACGAGGTCGATCGCATCCGCGACGGTTCGAGCTTTGCCACCCGGCGGGTCGTGGCGATTCAGCACGGCAAGGCGATCTTCTCCATGTCGGCATCCTTCCAATACGACGAGGACGGTTTCGAGCATCAGTTCGAGATGCCGCAGGTGGCGATGCCAGAGACCCTGCCCGGCGAGCAGGAACTCAAGGAAAAGTTCCTCGTGCACGCGCCCGAGGCAATCCGCAGGTACTGGGAACGGCCGCGACCGATCGAGATTCGCCCGGTCGCGCTCGAGCACTATTTCTCGCGCGACAAGCTGCAGCCGACGCAGGATGTATGGGTGAAGGTTGTCGGCACCGTGCCCGA
Proteins encoded:
- the tesB gene encoding acyl-CoA thioesterase II, with the protein product MSRPAETATPMDALLAILDLEKLEENLFRGLSPQVGWQRVFGGQVIGQALVAAQRTVDEGRYVHSLHAYFMRPGDPSVPIIYEVDRIRDGSSFATRRVVAIQHGKAIFSMSASFQYDEDGFEHQFEMPQVAMPETLPGEQELKEKFLVHAPEAIRRYWERPRPIEIRPVALEHYFSRDKLQPTQDVWVKVVGTVPDERHLQAAVLAYLSDMTLLDTSLYAHGTSVFDRNLQVASLDHAMWFHRPSKMDDWLLYTQDSPSAHGARGMTRGSLFDRSGVLIASVAQEGLIRKKATE